The following are encoded together in the Vidua macroura isolate BioBank_ID:100142 chromosome 6, ASM2450914v1, whole genome shotgun sequence genome:
- the DTD2 gene encoding D-aminoacyl-tRNA deacylase 2 isoform X2, which produces MAAARPARARALLQQSVSARLQIQRGLVIYICFFKGADEDLVPKIVDTLLNVKLSENENGEFVSVLDLPGDVLIIPQATLGGKPKGRKMQYHANIEKEKGLDLYSQFVTLCEKELSANAKCMEAGVLVKHGTYGNRQVLKLDTNGPYTHLIEF; this is translated from the exons atggcggcggcgcggccggcaCGGGCCcgggccctgctgcagcagagcgTCTCCGCCCGCCTGCAG ATCCAGAGAGGGCTTGTTATCTACATATGCTTCTTCAAAGGTGCTGATGAGGATCTTGTCCCAAAAATTG ttgATACGCTGTTGAATGTTAAattaagtgaaaatgaaaacGGCGAGTTTGTCTCTGTTCTTGATTTGCCAGGCGACGTACTCATCATACCACAAGCTACCCTAGGTGGTAAAccaaagggaagaaagatgCAGTACCATGCAaacattgaaaaagaaaaagggttgGACCTTTATTCTCAGTTTGTGACTTTGTGTGAAAAAGAACTGTCTGCCAATGCCAAATGCATGGAAGCCGGTGTTCTTGTCAAACATGGCACATACGGAAACAGGCAGGTGTTAAAACTGGATACAAATGGACCTTACACTCACCTGATcgaattttga
- the DTD2 gene encoding D-aminoacyl-tRNA deacylase 2 isoform X1 has translation MAAARPARARALLQQSVSARLQVRPPERDSEAQWVEIQRGLVIYICFFKGADEDLVPKIVDTLLNVKLSENENGEFVSVLDLPGDVLIIPQATLGGKPKGRKMQYHANIEKEKGLDLYSQFVTLCEKELSANAKCMEAGVLVKHGTYGNRQVLKLDTNGPYTHLIEF, from the exons atggcggcggcgcggccggcaCGGGCCcgggccctgctgcagcagagcgTCTCCGCCCGCCTGCAGGTGCGGCCGCCCGAGCGGGACTCCGAGGCCCAGTGGGTGGAG ATCCAGAGAGGGCTTGTTATCTACATATGCTTCTTCAAAGGTGCTGATGAGGATCTTGTCCCAAAAATTG ttgATACGCTGTTGAATGTTAAattaagtgaaaatgaaaacGGCGAGTTTGTCTCTGTTCTTGATTTGCCAGGCGACGTACTCATCATACCACAAGCTACCCTAGGTGGTAAAccaaagggaagaaagatgCAGTACCATGCAaacattgaaaaagaaaaagggttgGACCTTTATTCTCAGTTTGTGACTTTGTGTGAAAAAGAACTGTCTGCCAATGCCAAATGCATGGAAGCCGGTGTTCTTGTCAAACATGGCACATACGGAAACAGGCAGGTGTTAAAACTGGATACAAATGGACCTTACACTCACCTGATcgaattttga